The Prevotella herbatica genome contains the following window.
TTACCACGCGAAGGTACATAATTGACAGTAGAAAGAGCTTTTCCGGTCAATCCGTCAAAAACTGTAAGATATTCATTGCCATGCTTTATTATGCCCCTCCATTTATTCTCTGCTGTCTCACGCCAATCTACATTTGGATCACCGATAACATTTCCTAATCCATCTACAGTTCCATCGCAAGTTCTCATCATAACTTCTGCCTTGCCATCACCGTCAAAGTCGTAAACCATAAACGGAGTATAATGAGCACCAGAACGAATATTCTTGCCCAAATCAATACGCCACAATTGCTTTCCTTCCAATGTGTAACAATCAAGATATGTATTGCCAGTGTATCCACTCTGAGAGTTATCATGAGAATTTGTAGGATCCCATTTTAGAATAATTTCATATTGTCCGTCCCCATCAACATCGCCGATACTTGCATCATTTGCAGTATAGTCATATCTCTGTCCATCAGGAGTTATTCCACCTTCCGGTTTGTTGATCTTTATTGGAATATAATCATTTGGAGAATTAGCTTTCAACAAATATTTTCCATCAACACTTCCTCCTTTTACCGTATACTCGACATTACCATTAACACGAGCGGTATCAGTGAAGAATGTTGCACCTGTTATCTTCTTTTTATTTATTTTAATACCATTACGATATAAATCAAAACCACATTTGCTATTATCTTCACGCAGCATGCGCCACGCTACAGCTACATCTCCATTACTTTGGCGAATTGCGACCAATCCACGATTAAGATTTTCGTGTATCATCTTCCCCCAAATATATCGTGGCTGAGCATAAGCGCCAGCCACGATAAGTAGAGATAGTAAAGATAATAATATTTTTTTATTCATATTATTCATTATAAGTCAAATCTATTTCCATCCAGGATTCTGTGTAAGGTTGCCATTCTTAAGAATTTCTGTCTGTGGTATCGGGAAAAGATACATTTTGTCATCCCACTGACGAGTCACTGTGTTAGGAGTATAAGAAATAGATCCATCAGCATTCTTCGTAAGTTTCATTTCCTTTATTTCCTTGAAATACTTGTCTGCTTCCTTCCAACGACGTACATCCCAAAAACGATGTCCTTCAAAGGCTAGCTCAACAAAACGCTCATTGGTGTATTTTGCCCAGAAAGCATCATTGCCCATACCTATAGGGAATTGTGGCATTCCTGCACGAACACGAGTCTTACTTGCTGCTTCTCGTGCCGACATTGGGAATTCTGCAGATGTAGCATCAGCACTACCAAGATACTTAAATACAGCTTCAGCATAGTTTAGATAGAATTCTCCCAAACGGAAAGTAACCCAAGTATGATAATCAACTGAATATTTACTATTTGCAGTAAGATTAATTGCCCCGTGACACAATTTCTTCACATAATAACCTGTTAAAGTTCCACCAGAAATAGGCTGTGCGTTTACACCACCATAAAAAGTTTCAAGTTTAGCTTTTTGATATGTTGGCCATACATCACCGTTCTTAGCAACCGTAGCATCCAATCGTGGATCACGACCAGCATAAGGATTTGACTCTACATAACCACTTCCTGTATCATGAATTCCAAGTCCGGTAGCCTTCATGTCATAAGCATCAACTAGATTCTGAGTAGGACAGTTTCCGCCATTTCCACCTTCTATACCAATAGGATAGTTGCGACTTTCAAATGTATTTGAAGCACCATTTGAACCAGAACCATATATACGTCGTCCAAAAATAATCTCCTTTGTTATATTTGCATCTTTCCAATTAGCAGTAGACCACAAATCAGCATAATTAGCTGTAAGATCCATGCCCCTTTGCTTGCATTCATCAAGAAGCTGCTTCGTATATAGCGCAGCTGTATGATAACGCTCCTTATCACCTTGTGGATTAAATAAAGGACTAGCCCAATACAATGCAGCACGTGCCTTTAATGCCAAAACTGTAATGCGACTAGCACGACCATTATCATTTTCTGAAGGCAAGTTGAAATCTGAAGGATTCTTAACAATACTATCTTGTACAAGATTACACTCATCAATAATAAATTTGAATGTTTCGTCAGATGTTGCTCTTGAAGTTTTATTTGTAACATCAGTAGACTGTACTTTTGTTATCAATGGTACACCACCATACTGCTTTGCAAGATTAAAATAGAAATATGCACGCCAGAAACGAGCCTCCCATTTATAATTCTTATAACGTGCCATCTGTTCATCATAATCAGAGTTCATCTCATAATCTGGGAAAGTAAGTCCAACAAACTTTTCCATAACCTGATTACAAATATTGATACCCTTATACATGCTACCCCATACAGAATTCTTTGCATTGGTAGCACTCCATGCTCCATTAAAGAAGTCATCAATAGAAGTTCCACTCACAGAAAATTCAGATTCATCAGTAGTACTACCCATGATAGCACTTCCGTAGCTACCATAATCATAATCGATAGTATTATATATATCTGTCATAAAGCCACCAACATTGTTGAATGTCTTTGATACATAATCCTTATCATAAATATTGTACTCGTTATAGTCCATCTTGTCATTGCATGAAACAAGAGCAAGAACAGCAAGCGAAGAACAAAGTATATTATTTAGTTTCATATTTTCACTCGTTTTTATTTATTAGAATGTAACTGAAAGACCTGCAACAATGCTTCTTGTCAATGGATTTGTCGCACCATAAGACTCTGGATCTGAAACATCCATATGGTCAAGACTGAACAAGTCTGTTCCACGAACGTAAACCTTAGCTCCATTAACGAAACCTGTTTTTTCAAGCAGAGACTTAGGCAAGTTATAATAAAGTTCGATGTTACGAAGTTTAAAGAAAGAACGGTTTACCAACCATAAAGTACTTGTCTGATAATTATTTGCATTATTCTCATTACTTAAACGAGGGAACTTTGCGTCCTGATTGGCTGGAGTCCAACGATTATCGTAATAATACTGTGATATTGTCGTATTATTTATAAGAGGCCAATACATACTCTTTGTATTGAGTACGCCTGAATAAAGACCCGTCCCCTGGAAAAGACAATAGAAACCAAAGCCTTTATATTCAGCACCTAGATGCAATGAATAATACATACCAGGAGTCGTACTATGACCGATTGCACACTTATCATTGGCATCGATAACATTATCACCATTTACATCAAGATATTTGATATCACCAGGCTGAACAGTAGAGAAATTCTGCTTAGGGCTTGCTGCTATATCAGCAGCGTCTTTAAATAATCCTATAGCCTTCAAACCATATATCTGACCAAGTTGATGACCAGTCTGTACAAGGTTACTGTAAAGACGAGGCTCTTCATATTGTTCCTGAATCTTATTATGGTTATAGTTGAAGTTACCACCAATGTTAAACGTCACCTCACTGATTGTCTTATTGTAATCAAGTCCGATTTCAAAACCAGAATTATCAACAATTCCACCATTTTCATAAGGAGCATCCTGACCAATAACATCAGTATATTTACCGTCAGAAGATACCCATATATTATTATGACGTGTAAAATAACCTTCTAAAGTTACATCTAACCCGTGGAAAAGAGTAGCCTCAATACCTACATTATACTTATAAGCTTTTTCATGAGAAGGATGCTCTGTAGCATATCTATCAAGACTTGTACGACCAAAAGAAGACTGCCATGTTTCATTAAAAGGATATGTCCCGCCTGTCATAGTATACTGCTGAGTATAATATGTCCATGTGTTGTTTGGCAAAAAGTCCGCATTAATGATACCAGCAGAAGCACGTAGCTTCAAGAAGTCTACCCAAGAAATATTCTTCATGAATTTTTCCTTTGATATAATCCAAGCTGCAGACAAAGTTGGAGAGAAGTTCCATTTTGTACTTGGTGCAAGTCTACTTGATCCAGATTCCACAAGAGCTAAATCTGCAAAATAACGATTTTTAAAACCATAATGAGTGTACCAAGACGCATCCTGACGATAAATTACTGTATTTATACCGTTTGTTTCCTCATACTCATAATCCCATTTTAGTTGAGAATATACAGAATGATTGCCAAACGTATTATTATAGTTAAATCCACCATCAAAGTGGAAACGCTTGCTGAAACTATTTGTTGTGGCACCATCGCCCATAGCAGTATCAGCACCTCCAGTAAATAAATTACCAGGTGTTGCTGTTCCATCAGTTGCCCAAGTTGCACTATTCATTCCATATACATAACCTTTGCTGTGGTTTTCCAATATATTTGAAGTATTATCATAAGATACTCTTAATGTTGCAGCTAAACCATCCAACCAATCAGATAGATTCTGAGTAAGAGTAGCATCTGAGAAAAGAGTTTTTGAATGATTTTTCGCGTATGCTGCGCCTGCACTTTGAGCAACAGGATTTACAGTTCCATCCCATGTAGAGTTACCACCCCAAATACCGTTATCATTCTTTATTGGGAACGCTGCTGATGGAACAGAATAGATCATATCCCAAATATTTGCAGAATTACCAGGACGGCTAGCTTCAGCTAAAACGCCAAGGAGATTTACGTTAAATTTTGTTGTTTCCGAGAGGTCTATATCCAAATTTGTACGAAGATTACCCTTCACATATTTATTCTGTGTTGAATAACCATCATTCATATCAAAATTCTTAATGAATCCCTTATCTGAAATAAGATCAATCATTGTATAGTAGCGGAATTTCTTCGCACCACCACGGAACTCAATATTGAATTTATTAGTTACGCCAGTATTGCGGAATGCTTCATCAACCCAATTTACATTAGGATACATTGTTGGGTATGTACCATTTTGAAATGCAGCAATTTCAGCATCAGAATATTTGGCAGCTAATCCATCATTACCACGTGCCTCATTTACGGCCTGTGCGTAAGTAGATGCATCAACAAACTTAGGCTTGTTTGCCATAAAGTTCCACAAATGATCATAAGTAAACTTTATTTCCTGTGAATTGTACTTACCATGTTTTGTTTTTATCAAAACAGCGCCATTTGTACCCTTATATCCGTACAATGCAACAGCAGCTGCATCTTTCAATATCTGTATAGATTCAACTTCTTCTGCAGTTATATCATTAATATCACGCTCTATACCATCAACAAGTATTAATGGTGAGCTACCAGATAGACTTTGCAATCCACGAACGTAAAACGTTGGATTATATGCAGCATAATTACCTGAATTCTGCAAAGATATAAGACCAAGTCCCTGTCCTATAATTGAATTACCGATATTCTTATCACTACGCTTATCTACTGTTTTATTGGTAATAATAGAAACAGCAGCCGTAGACTGTTCACGTGAAAAATTCACGTTGGCACCAACATCAACTAATTGGTCCTTGAATACAGTTGTATCTTTCTGTGCAGCAGCCGGCAAGCCAAGGCTTGCCAACATTGCCAACACTAATATATTATTCTTATTCATTATAGCTATTAACTTATTAAATGTTAACAATTAACTTTAAATTACCAACCAGGATTTTGAGTTAAGCCATATCCCTTGTTAACTTCTGTCTGAGGGAATGGCTCAAGATACCATTTTGGATCATAACCAGACCACCATGTACGAGATTGTCGTGACTCAAACTTTTCGTAATCAAAGTGTGTAGGCTCGTAGAAACCAGGGTTAAGATTACTACCCTTATCTGTCTTCTTATCACCATTCCACCATTGTGTATTGGCATTTTTTATATCATTCACATGAACCCATTTTCCATCAACCTTTCTTAATCGATACATTTTTAGACCATGTAACTTCTGTGAAAGAACTTGTTGTCCGAGTTTATACCTCTTAATATCAAAATAACGAGAATTACTCATACCAAGTTCACAAACACGTTCACGAAGGATCTCACTTAACAAGTTTTCCTTGTTTGAAGTCAAGTCCTCACCAGGATTACATTCAGCCAATCCCTTGAGACCTACACGTGAACGAATTTTGTCAACATATTGCAAAGCACCAGTAAAATTATCATCTGCTTGTAACAATGCTTCCGCATAAGTAAGATAGAAATCATTCAAACTTAGTACAACCCACTGAGGTTGAGCACGTAAATATACATTATTTGTACCTGTGATATATTTGTTGTTACCATATCCAGTAGCGAAATAACCACTTTCTGTAGAAGGACCGTTCAACGCACGTGAACCACCATCCCACAACTCGAAATTATTACCACTCATTGTTCCTGAGTTCAAAGAAGATGTTTCAAGGTCACCATTCACCATTACCGTTTCATAAAGACGTGGATCACGAGTATATGTACGATGCTGCAGTTCCTGTTTTGTTGCGATAGTATCACCCTTAACAAACATTTGATCTAATTTTCCTGCATTTTCAGTCGCAGTCCAATTAAATGGTTTTCCGTCTGCCCAAGGGAACATTTCAACATATTCCTGCGTTGGAGCATAAGAATAACGTTCATTCAATCCACCACCAAGCTGTGTCCACATAAATTTCGTGTCTTTACCAAAAGAAGATACACGTGTTGCAAATATCACTTCAGGACTATTCTGATTTACGTAACCATAGCGGAATGCATAGCGATACCCCTCAATAGTCTTTGAAGCTGGTTGAACAAGAGAATAACCTCCATTTGCATTCAACTGCTGCAAGAATTCCTCACATGCAGTCTTGCAGCGTGTCCAACGATCTTTACTATAGTTTCCATACCAAACTGGACTACTGTCAGTTATTGAATAAGTTGAACCATAATATGGTTTATCAGAATTGAACAAAGGTGAAGCCGCGAATTGCAGAATCTGACATTTCATAGCCATAGCTGCTGCTTTTGTCCATCTACCTGTTTCCGAAGTAGGGTCTTCGGGTGTCCAAGGTAAAACTTTAGAAGCCTCATCAAGTAAACCAACCATAAAGTTTACAGTCTCTTCAACAGATGCACGTGGCAAATCATAAGAAGTCTCACCAACGTTAAAACTGCGTTTTACGATAGGAAGACCACCGTACATTCTAAACAGATTAAAATATGTAGAAGCAATAAGGCATTTAGCCTCTGCTTTCATCTGCGTTTTTTCAGTTTCCTCCATGTTTGGAGTCCTACCAATATTCTCCTGAAGCAAATAAGCAGAGCGTATCAGTTCCCAACAATTCTCATTCAAATAACCAAAAACAGAAGAACTACCAGAGGTAGCATTCAACTGTCCTGAATAATATGTTTGAAAAACTGATGATTGAGTGAAATGCAATTGCCAACAGTCTGTTAGAGCATCAAACTTACCATTCCAATAACTCGCAGAGCTATGAGAACTTGTATATGGCAAACCATAATATTGCAGAGCATAAGCACCGACAAGGAACTGTCGCGTATATTCAGCATTATTAAATACAGTATCTTTTGTTGCATCAGTACCAGGAGCCTTGCCAAGGAATTTATTACCAAAGGCAATATCATCTGTACAAGAACCAAATCCTAAGGCTAAAGACAAAGTCAGGAATGCTCCAATAAATGTCTTATTATTTAGTTTCATAATTAATTTGCGTTATTTATTATTTTAGGCAAAATCATTTTTTGCATTAGAATCCCACCTTTAAAGAGAATGTATATGTCTTTTGAAGTGGATAAGAAGGAGAGCCACTAGCTCTTGCTTCAGGATCTCCCCATTTATATGGAGTAAAAGTCAAGAGATTATAACCACTGAAGGAAAGTTGAAGCTGATTTAGTCCAAGTTTCTTCATAAATGCCAAATGAAAATCGTAAGCTACCTGCAAAGTTTTCAGACGCAGATACTTAGCATCTTTTTCATATAATGTAGATGTAGCATAGTTATTAACAGCATTGTCCAAAGTTGCACGTGGGTACTCATAATTCTGACCAGGATTTTCCGCATTCCAAGTATGATCGATATGGTATTGAAGCAAACCACCTTCAGTATTGCCAGTACGATTTTTAAATGGCTCACGGAATACATCATCAAGCATTCGGCTCACGTTCCACGCACCAGTCCACTGAGTACTGATAGAAATATTCTTAAATGAAAAACCAAAATTGACACCCATTACATATTCAGGATCTTCAGTATAGCCGTAATCACGACTCATATCATTTTGGTCAATTATACCATTATGATCAAGGTCTACATAAACAGCATCACCTGGTTTCAAATCAACACCTGCAAGCTGAGTAGGGAACTTTTCACCAAATTTTTTTTCATAAAGAGCGGGAGTTTCTGCATCGTAGAAACGATAGAACTTATACTCAGAGCGTGCTCCAAGACGATGTCCCTTTGAATACTGATACAGATTATTGTAAGGAGCTTCCTTAGCTTCCTTTACTTCATTCTGATTGTAACTAAGGTTTAAACCAGCCCAATAAATGAAATCTTTTCCAATTTTATCATTCCATTTAAGAGACAATTCGTAACCCCAACTATCAACAACACCAAGATTCTCTGCAGGAGTT
Protein-coding sequences here:
- a CDS encoding RagB/SusD family nutrient uptake outer membrane protein, whose translation is MKLNNILCSSLAVLALVSCNDKMDYNEYNIYDKDYVSKTFNNVGGFMTDIYNTIDYDYGSYGSAIMGSTTDESEFSVSGTSIDDFFNGAWSATNAKNSVWGSMYKGINICNQVMEKFVGLTFPDYEMNSDYDEQMARYKNYKWEARFWRAYFYFNLAKQYGGVPLITKVQSTDVTNKTSRATSDETFKFIIDECNLVQDSIVKNPSDFNLPSENDNGRASRITVLALKARAALYWASPLFNPQGDKERYHTAALYTKQLLDECKQRGMDLTANYADLWSTANWKDANITKEIIFGRRIYGSGSNGASNTFESRNYPIGIEGGNGGNCPTQNLVDAYDMKATGLGIHDTGSGYVESNPYAGRDPRLDATVAKNGDVWPTYQKAKLETFYGGVNAQPISGGTLTGYYVKKLCHGAINLTANSKYSVDYHTWVTFRLGEFYLNYAEAVFKYLGSADATSAEFPMSAREAASKTRVRAGMPQFPIGMGNDAFWAKYTNERFVELAFEGHRFWDVRRWKEADKYFKEIKEMKLTKNADGSISYTPNTVTRQWDDKMYLFPIPQTEILKNGNLTQNPGWK
- a CDS encoding SusC/RagA family TonB-linked outer membrane protein; its protein translation is MNKNNILVLAMLASLGLPAAAQKDTTVFKDQLVDVGANVNFSREQSTAAVSIITNKTVDKRSDKNIGNSIIGQGLGLISLQNSGNYAAYNPTFYVRGLQSLSGSSPLILVDGIERDINDITAEEVESIQILKDAAAVALYGYKGTNGAVLIKTKHGKYNSQEIKFTYDHLWNFMANKPKFVDASTYAQAVNEARGNDGLAAKYSDAEIAAFQNGTYPTMYPNVNWVDEAFRNTGVTNKFNIEFRGGAKKFRYYTMIDLISDKGFIKNFDMNDGYSTQNKYVKGNLRTNLDIDLSETTKFNVNLLGVLAEASRPGNSANIWDMIYSVPSAAFPIKNDNGIWGGNSTWDGTVNPVAQSAGAAYAKNHSKTLFSDATLTQNLSDWLDGLAATLRVSYDNTSNILENHSKGYVYGMNSATWATDGTATPGNLFTGGADTAMGDGATTNSFSKRFHFDGGFNYNNTFGNHSVYSQLKWDYEYEETNGINTVIYRQDASWYTHYGFKNRYFADLALVESGSSRLAPSTKWNFSPTLSAAWIISKEKFMKNISWVDFLKLRASAGIINADFLPNNTWTYYTQQYTMTGGTYPFNETWQSSFGRTSLDRYATEHPSHEKAYKYNVGIEATLFHGLDVTLEGYFTRHNNIWVSSDGKYTDVIGQDAPYENGGIVDNSGFEIGLDYNKTISEVTFNIGGNFNYNHNKIQEQYEEPRLYSNLVQTGHQLGQIYGLKAIGLFKDAADIAASPKQNFSTVQPGDIKYLDVNGDNVIDANDKCAIGHSTTPGMYYSLHLGAEYKGFGFYCLFQGTGLYSGVLNTKSMYWPLINNTTISQYYYDNRWTPANQDAKFPRLSNENNANNYQTSTLWLVNRSFFKLRNIELYYNLPKSLLEKTGFVNGAKVYVRGTDLFSLDHMDVSDPESYGATNPLTRSIVAGLSVTF
- a CDS encoding RagB/SusD family nutrient uptake outer membrane protein produces the protein MKLNNKTFIGAFLTLSLALGFGSCTDDIAFGNKFLGKAPGTDATKDTVFNNAEYTRQFLVGAYALQYYGLPYTSSHSSASYWNGKFDALTDCWQLHFTQSSVFQTYYSGQLNATSGSSSVFGYLNENCWELIRSAYLLQENIGRTPNMEETEKTQMKAEAKCLIASTYFNLFRMYGGLPIVKRSFNVGETSYDLPRASVEETVNFMVGLLDEASKVLPWTPEDPTSETGRWTKAAAMAMKCQILQFAASPLFNSDKPYYGSTYSITDSSPVWYGNYSKDRWTRCKTACEEFLQQLNANGGYSLVQPASKTIEGYRYAFRYGYVNQNSPEVIFATRVSSFGKDTKFMWTQLGGGLNERYSYAPTQEYVEMFPWADGKPFNWTATENAGKLDQMFVKGDTIATKQELQHRTYTRDPRLYETVMVNGDLETSSLNSGTMSGNNFELWDGGSRALNGPSTESGYFATGYGNNKYITGTNNVYLRAQPQWVVLSLNDFYLTYAEALLQADDNFTGALQYVDKIRSRVGLKGLAECNPGEDLTSNKENLLSEILRERVCELGMSNSRYFDIKRYKLGQQVLSQKLHGLKMYRLRKVDGKWVHVNDIKNANTQWWNGDKKTDKGSNLNPGFYEPTHFDYEKFESRQSRTWWSGYDPKWYLEPFPQTEVNKGYGLTQNPGW